The following proteins are encoded in a genomic region of Gemmatimonadota bacterium:
- a CDS encoding serine hydroxymethyltransferase, giving the protein MSGWPAWDRAETGAALRASDPEIAQLIDEEVRRQTDGLELIASENFVSPAVLEAMGTALTNKYAEGLPGKRYYGGCEVVDKVEQLAIDRAKKLFGADHANVQPHSGASANWAVYLAFLKPGDTVMGLDLSQGGHLTHGSPVNFSGLLYNIVSYGLDDNGLIDYDAMRAKAREHKPKMIIAGYSAYSRVVNFAAFSEIAKEVGAILLVDMAHFAGLVATGVYPSPVPYADVVTTTTHKTLRGPRGGMILCKAEHAKAVDKAVFPGTQGGPLEHVIAAKAVSFREALEPAFKEYCTQIVANARTLAAALAARGYLIVSGGTDNHLMLVDLRSKNITGKVAELALNNAGITVNKNTVPRETQSPFITSGIRIGTPAVTTRGMGAAEMERIAGFIDRVLTAPEDAAVLAAVRAEVKALTVAFPLYPGK; this is encoded by the coding sequence ATGAGTGGATGGCCTGCATGGGACCGCGCGGAAACCGGCGCCGCACTGCGCGCGAGTGATCCCGAAATCGCGCAGCTGATTGATGAAGAAGTGCGTCGGCAGACCGACGGCCTCGAGCTCATTGCCAGTGAAAACTTTGTGTCGCCCGCCGTGCTCGAAGCCATGGGGACGGCGCTCACCAACAAGTACGCCGAAGGGTTGCCGGGCAAGCGGTACTATGGTGGCTGCGAAGTGGTGGACAAGGTGGAGCAGCTCGCCATTGACCGCGCCAAGAAACTCTTTGGCGCCGATCATGCCAATGTGCAGCCGCACTCGGGCGCGTCGGCGAACTGGGCGGTGTACCTCGCGTTCTTGAAGCCGGGCGACACGGTGATGGGGCTCGACCTTTCGCAGGGCGGTCACCTCACGCACGGCTCGCCGGTGAACTTCAGCGGCTTGCTCTACAACATTGTGTCGTACGGATTGGACGACAACGGCCTCATTGACTACGACGCGATGCGCGCCAAGGCCCGTGAGCATAAGCCGAAGATGATCATTGCCGGCTATAGCGCCTACTCGCGCGTGGTGAACTTTGCCGCGTTCTCGGAAATCGCCAAGGAAGTTGGCGCGATTCTCCTCGTGGACATGGCGCATTTCGCGGGGCTCGTGGCCACGGGAGTGTATCCGTCGCCGGTGCCGTACGCCGATGTGGTCACCACCACGACGCACAAAACGCTGCGCGGCCCGCGCGGCGGCATGATTCTGTGCAAAGCGGAGCACGCCAAAGCGGTGGACAAAGCCGTGTTTCCTGGCACACAGGGCGGACCGCTCGAACATGTGATTGCGGCGAAGGCCGTCTCGTTCCGTGAAGCATTGGAACCGGCGTTCAAGGAGTATTGCACGCAGATCGTGGCCAACGCCCGCACCCTGGCCGCAGCACTCGCGGCGCGCGGCTATCTGATTGTGAGCGGCGGCACCGACAACCATCTCATGCTCGTGGACCTGCGCTCCAAGAACATCACGGGGAAGGTGGCGGAACTCGCGCTCAACAATGCGGGCATCACCGTCAACAAGAACACAGTGCCGCGCGAGACGCAGTCGCCGTTTATCACCAGCGGCATTCGTATTGGCACGCCGGCGGTGACCACGCGCGGAATGGGCGCGGCGGAAATGGAGCGGATTGCCGGCTTTATTGACCGCGTGCTCACGGCGCCCGAAGACGCCGCAGTGCTCGCGGCCGTGCGCGCCGAGGTCAAAGCGCTGACGGTCGCGTTCCCGCTGTACCCAGGGAAGTAG
- a CDS encoding 3-hydroxybutyryl-CoA dehydrogenase: MSDTIAVIGAGQMGNGIAHVCAAAGLSVTMIDVSAEALARGKGTVEKNLDRQVKKGTLDAAAKDATLARIATNTDLGAVAGASFVIEAATENPALKFKIFADIDRLAPAGAILATNTSSISITEIAAKTKRPADVIGMHFMNPVPVMQLVEIIRGLATSEETVTRTLSLATLVGKTPVQANDYPGFIANRVLLPMINEAVYCVMEGVGTPEAVDTVMKLGMNHPMGPLALADLIGLDTCLAILEVLHDGLGDSKYRACPLLRKYVAAGWLGRKSGRGFYEYK; encoded by the coding sequence ATGAGTGATACGATTGCCGTGATCGGCGCTGGGCAGATGGGGAATGGCATTGCGCACGTCTGCGCGGCGGCCGGCCTCTCCGTGACGATGATCGATGTGTCGGCCGAGGCGCTCGCGCGCGGCAAGGGCACCGTCGAGAAAAACTTGGACCGTCAGGTGAAGAAAGGAACGCTCGACGCCGCAGCCAAGGACGCCACGCTCGCGCGTATTGCGACCAACACCGACCTCGGCGCCGTGGCCGGCGCCTCGTTTGTGATTGAAGCCGCCACCGAAAATCCCGCGCTCAAGTTCAAAATCTTCGCGGACATCGACCGTCTGGCGCCGGCTGGCGCCATTCTGGCGACGAACACGAGCTCCATCTCCATCACGGAGATTGCCGCCAAAACAAAGCGGCCCGCCGATGTGATCGGGATGCACTTTATGAATCCCGTGCCCGTGATGCAGCTCGTGGAGATCATCCGCGGCCTGGCCACGAGTGAGGAGACCGTCACGCGCACATTGTCGCTGGCCACGCTGGTGGGGAAGACGCCGGTGCAGGCCAACGATTACCCCGGCTTCATTGCCAATCGCGTGCTCTTGCCGATGATCAACGAGGCCGTGTACTGCGTGATGGAAGGCGTCGGCACGCCGGAAGCGGTGGACACGGTCATGAAGCTCGGCATGAATCATCCGATGGGGCCGCTCGCACTGGCCGACCTCATTGGGCTCGACACCTGCCTCGCGATTCTCGAGGTGCTGCACGACGGGCTTGGCGACTCCAAGTACCGCGCCTGTCCGTTGCTTCGCAAATACGTCGCGGCCGGCTGGCTGGGACGTAAGTCGGGACGTGGCTTCTACGAGTACAAGTAA
- a CDS encoding leucine dehydrogenase produces MKVFDTLSELGHEQVVLCHDKSTGYRGIIAIHDTTLGPALGGTRFWNYATDDEAITDALRLSRGMTYKNAVAGLNLGGGKSVIIGDNRTANREMIFRAHGRFVESLGGRYVTAEDVGTGTADMDYVHMETDYVAGLANKSGDPSPVTARGVFRSILASAQHRWGSTDLTGRTVTIQGCGNVGRYLAKELTAVGAKLIVSDIRADKVQAIVDDCGAKAVEGDAIFSQKADIFAPCALGAILNDDTIPKLNVEIVCGGANNQLLEPKKHGEALEKRGILYGPDFVANAGGVINVYSELAGWTRERALRKADEIFDTLLGIYQISKEQGVLTYDAADKLAERRLAAVRGLTKTWPQWPRKS; encoded by the coding sequence ATGAAGGTGTTTGACACGCTCTCTGAGCTTGGCCACGAACAGGTCGTGCTCTGTCACGACAAGTCCACTGGCTACCGCGGCATTATCGCGATCCACGACACCACGCTTGGCCCCGCGCTCGGCGGCACGCGCTTTTGGAACTACGCGACCGATGACGAAGCCATCACCGATGCGCTCCGCCTTTCGCGTGGCATGACGTACAAGAATGCCGTGGCCGGCCTGAACCTCGGTGGCGGCAAGTCGGTGATCATTGGCGACAATCGCACCGCCAATCGCGAAATGATCTTCCGCGCGCACGGTCGCTTTGTGGAATCGCTCGGTGGCCGCTATGTGACCGCCGAAGATGTGGGCACCGGCACGGCCGACATGGACTACGTGCACATGGAAACAGACTATGTGGCCGGCCTCGCCAACAAGTCCGGTGATCCGTCGCCCGTCACAGCGCGCGGCGTGTTCCGCAGCATTCTCGCGTCGGCGCAGCATCGCTGGGGCTCCACCGATCTCACGGGGAGAACCGTGACGATCCAAGGGTGCGGTAATGTGGGCCGCTACCTCGCCAAGGAACTCACGGCGGTGGGCGCCAAGTTGATTGTGAGCGACATTCGCGCCGACAAAGTGCAGGCGATTGTGGATGACTGCGGCGCCAAGGCCGTGGAAGGCGACGCGATCTTCTCGCAGAAGGCCGACATCTTTGCCCCGTGCGCGCTCGGTGCGATTCTCAACGATGATACGATTCCAAAGCTGAACGTCGAGATCGTCTGCGGCGGCGCCAACAACCAGCTGCTCGAGCCCAAGAAGCATGGCGAAGCGCTGGAAAAGCGCGGCATTCTGTACGGGCCGGACTTTGTGGCCAATGCCGGCGGTGTGATTAACGTGTACTCGGAACTCGCGGGATGGACGCGCGAGCGCGCGCTCCGGAAGGCCGACGAAATCTTCGACACCTTGCTCGGCATCTATCAGATTTCCAAGGAGCAGGGCGTGCTCACGTACGATGCGGCCGACAAACTCGCCGAACGTCGCCTCGCCGCCGTGCGCGGACTCACCAAGACCTGGCCCCAGTGGCCACGGAAGAGCTGA
- a CDS encoding NAD(P)H-hydrate dehydratase, with the protein MTVRVVTAAEAAELDQRAIADGTLSRELMRAASAATAQSVLQRFAAEAARGVAIYAGVGNNGGDAWRVGALLARSGLQVRVHSTGAARSADAQVEQREALSVVQSGEPDGSEGVVIDGLLGTGATGAPRDAVEHAIRLMHERHHAARVVAVDVPSGVNATTGECAGVHVRAHLTVTYGSLKRGLLRNRAAAGAILVADIGLGRVASGWSDLPTLVDADFVRRAVPPIVADAHKGTRRRLLVVGGAAGMAGASILAARGAMRSGIGMVKLCVAPQSLVAVQGGEPAAMAAPWPTDDAEAAALGAWAHAMLIGPGLGRSPEAGALIERMLGAFAGPVVLDADALNAFEGRREQLAAFLRGRAAVITPHAVEFGRLMGVSPAVADEERFDAAQQAARELGCTVLLKGVPTVIANSTERWVSASGTPALATAGSGDVLGGMVATLLAQTGDSTTSAAAGAWAHGRAAEMAGAGWGVRGVTLDDILLALPTVWQLSDVPLSPPWLAQLQAVVEHSAVV; encoded by the coding sequence ATGACCGTGCGCGTTGTTACCGCCGCGGAAGCTGCCGAACTCGACCAGCGCGCTATTGCGGACGGCACGTTGTCGCGTGAACTGATGCGCGCCGCTTCTGCCGCGACGGCGCAGTCCGTGCTTCAACGCTTTGCCGCTGAGGCGGCGCGCGGCGTTGCGATCTACGCAGGTGTGGGCAATAACGGCGGCGATGCCTGGCGTGTAGGCGCACTCCTCGCGCGCTCGGGCCTGCAGGTGCGCGTGCACAGCACGGGCGCCGCGCGATCAGCAGACGCACAGGTGGAGCAGCGCGAGGCGCTCTCGGTGGTGCAGTCGGGCGAACCCGACGGCAGCGAAGGGGTTGTCATCGACGGGCTCCTCGGCACTGGTGCCACGGGCGCGCCGCGCGATGCGGTGGAGCATGCGATTCGGCTCATGCACGAACGGCACCATGCGGCGCGCGTGGTCGCAGTTGATGTGCCAAGCGGCGTGAATGCCACCACCGGCGAGTGCGCGGGGGTGCATGTGCGCGCGCACCTCACCGTTACCTACGGCTCGCTCAAACGCGGGTTGCTGCGCAATCGCGCGGCGGCCGGTGCAATACTCGTGGCGGATATCGGGCTGGGGCGTGTGGCGTCGGGGTGGAGCGATCTCCCCACGCTGGTCGATGCAGACTTTGTGCGCCGAGCGGTGCCACCGATTGTTGCCGATGCGCACAAGGGCACACGGCGCCGCTTGCTCGTAGTGGGCGGTGCGGCGGGAATGGCCGGTGCGTCTATTCTTGCCGCACGCGGTGCCATGCGTTCGGGGATCGGGATGGTGAAGTTGTGCGTGGCGCCGCAGAGTCTCGTGGCGGTGCAGGGTGGCGAGCCTGCTGCAATGGCGGCGCCCTGGCCTACCGACGACGCCGAAGCCGCCGCGCTCGGCGCGTGGGCACACGCGATGCTGATTGGGCCGGGGCTTGGTCGCTCGCCAGAAGCGGGTGCGTTGATTGAGCGTATGCTCGGGGCGTTCGCGGGACCCGTCGTGTTGGATGCCGACGCACTCAATGCCTTTGAGGGGCGTCGCGAGCAGCTCGCCGCGTTCCTCCGTGGGCGCGCGGCGGTGATCACACCGCACGCCGTCGAGTTTGGCCGACTGATGGGGGTGAGCCCTGCGGTGGCTGATGAGGAGCGATTTGATGCCGCTCAGCAGGCAGCTCGTGAGCTGGGATGCACCGTGCTGCTCAAAGGGGTGCCAACGGTGATCGCTAACTCCACGGAGCGATGGGTGAGCGCCTCAGGCACACCCGCCCTCGCCACGGCGGGAAGTGGCGACGTGCTCGGTGGCATGGTGGCCACCCTCCTCGCTCAGACCGGTGACAGCACCACCAGCGCGGCTGCTGGTGCGTGGGCACATGGGCGCGCCGCCGAGATGGCGGGGGCAGGCTGGGGAGTCCGCGGGGTGACGCTCGACGACATCCTGCTCGCGCTCCCCACCGTCTGGCAGCTCTCGGATGTGCCGCTTTCGCCTCCTTGGCTGGCGCAGCTGCAGGCTGTGGTGGAGCACTCGGCGGTCGTGTAG
- the rpiB gene encoding ribose 5-phosphate isomerase B, whose amino-acid sequence MAERIPIASDHAGFALKESLKARLTALGFEVQDLGTSSEASTDYPDYAHPLAEEVSTGEVTRGVLICGTGLGMSYAANRHAHVRAAVAWNPEVAALARQHNNANVLVLPARFVTEVEAEAILQAWLDTPFDGGRHERRVEKIELEGDSQ is encoded by the coding sequence ATGGCAGAACGAATCCCGATTGCGTCAGACCACGCTGGTTTTGCGCTAAAGGAATCGCTCAAGGCGCGGCTCACCGCGCTTGGTTTTGAGGTGCAGGACCTCGGCACCAGTTCCGAGGCGTCTACGGACTATCCCGACTACGCGCATCCGCTCGCCGAGGAAGTCTCGACGGGCGAGGTGACGCGTGGCGTGCTGATCTGCGGCACGGGGCTGGGTATGTCGTACGCGGCCAATCGTCACGCGCATGTGCGCGCGGCGGTGGCGTGGAACCCCGAAGTGGCAGCACTCGCGCGGCAGCACAACAATGCCAACGTGCTGGTGCTGCCCGCACGTTTTGTAACCGAAGTAGAAGCCGAAGCCATTTTGCAGGCTTGGCTCGACACCCCCTTCGACGGTGGGCGACACGAACGCCGCGTCGAAAAAATTGAACTCGAGGGAGATTCGCAATGA
- a CDS encoding acyl-CoA dehydrogenase family protein — protein sequence MTDASLTPLTADQAEIQRTARAFARAELAPKAAELDRESRFDPALIGQLGELGFLGMLLPEEYDGLGMDSLTYLLALEEIAAADASAAVLMSVHNSLPTQMLLRYGSEEQRKRWLPPMARGEMLGAFALSEPDAGSDAAALRTQAVRDGDHWVLNGTKAWVTNGNCAGVILAMARTDTSESRRGGRGISAFIITPDLPGFHVSKKENKLGLRSSPTVQLTFDDLRVPADRLLGEEGMGFVYALQSLEHGRMGIAAQAVGIAQRALDLAIQYASERKQFGAPIHDFQGIQFKLADMACRVTAARALLHAAAMMKDRGESPGAYTSMAKLMASEAAMWVTTQAIQVFGGYGYTKDYDVERLFRDAKVTEIYEGTSEIQRIVIARSLRLPE from the coding sequence ATGACTGACGCATCACTCACGCCGCTGACCGCTGATCAGGCCGAAATTCAACGCACTGCTCGCGCCTTTGCGCGGGCGGAACTCGCGCCGAAGGCGGCGGAACTCGACAGAGAGTCGCGTTTTGACCCCGCGCTCATTGGTCAGCTCGGGGAACTTGGCTTTCTCGGCATGCTCTTGCCCGAGGAGTACGACGGACTCGGCATGGACAGCCTGACGTATCTCCTCGCTCTTGAGGAGATTGCGGCCGCCGATGCTTCGGCGGCCGTTTTAATGTCGGTGCACAACTCGCTCCCCACGCAGATGTTGCTGCGCTACGGATCCGAAGAGCAGCGCAAGCGTTGGTTGCCGCCGATGGCGCGCGGTGAGATGCTCGGTGCCTTCGCGCTCTCGGAGCCGGATGCCGGTTCCGATGCCGCCGCGTTGCGCACGCAGGCCGTGCGCGACGGTGACCATTGGGTGCTCAATGGCACCAAGGCGTGGGTCACCAATGGCAACTGCGCCGGCGTGATTCTCGCGATGGCGCGCACTGATACCTCGGAGTCGCGCCGCGGTGGGCGCGGGATCTCGGCTTTTATTATTACGCCCGACTTGCCGGGCTTCCACGTGAGCAAGAAAGAGAACAAGCTCGGGCTCCGCTCGTCGCCGACCGTGCAACTCACCTTCGACGACCTCCGCGTGCCAGCGGACCGGCTGCTCGGCGAAGAAGGGATGGGCTTTGTGTACGCGCTGCAATCGCTCGAACACGGACGGATGGGAATTGCGGCGCAGGCGGTGGGCATCGCACAGCGTGCGCTGGATCTTGCGATTCAGTACGCGAGCGAGCGTAAGCAGTTCGGTGCGCCCATTCACGATTTTCAGGGCATTCAGTTCAAGCTGGCCGACATGGCGTGCCGCGTGACCGCGGCGCGCGCGTTGCTTCATGCGGCGGCGATGATGAAAGATCGCGGCGAGAGTCCGGGCGCCTACACGTCTATGGCCAAGCTGATGGCGAGCGAAGCCGCGATGTGGGTGACCACGCAGGCGATTCAAGTATTCGGTGGCTACGGCTACACCAAGGATTACGACGTGGAGCGTTTGTTCCGCGACGCCAAGGTCACTGAGATTTACGAGGGCACGTCAGAAATTCAGCGGATTGTCATTGCGCGGTCGCTTCGGCTACCCGAGTAA
- the thiL gene encoding thiamine-phosphate kinase: protein MANIHLPLGPGSEFDTVRATLARWGSVARGTGDDGAVLDVGEGRQLVVSTDTTVENVHFKRGWFSSNEIAYRAAASAISDLAAMGAEPLGMLISMTLPDRWRAESMAFADGFGAAARASDITIMGGDLSSGSELNFCVTVLGAALPNRMLSRAGAIPTQALWVTGALGGPRLALQALQRGVVPIPLHRDRFVRPLPRLREARWLAAHGATSAIDISDGVIGDAAHIAAASRARLTIELEWLPVISGATMDDAAQSGEEYELLVSATDQLDAAAFAKEFGVPITRIGVVDVEDERGPGLDVLRGGRRVPTPRGHDHFLA, encoded by the coding sequence ATGGCGAATATTCACCTCCCGCTCGGGCCAGGCAGCGAGTTCGACACCGTGCGCGCGACACTCGCGCGCTGGGGGTCGGTCGCGCGCGGCACCGGCGACGACGGCGCCGTGCTCGACGTGGGGGAGGGGCGCCAACTCGTGGTCAGCACCGACACGACAGTGGAGAACGTCCACTTCAAGCGCGGATGGTTTTCCAGCAACGAAATCGCCTATCGCGCCGCCGCGTCGGCCATCAGCGATCTCGCGGCGATGGGCGCCGAACCCCTCGGCATGCTGATCTCCATGACGCTGCCCGACCGGTGGCGCGCTGAGAGTATGGCCTTTGCGGACGGCTTTGGCGCGGCGGCTCGCGCCAGTGATATCACCATCATGGGCGGCGACCTTTCCAGTGGGAGCGAGCTGAACTTTTGCGTGACGGTGCTCGGGGCGGCTCTGCCAAACCGAATGCTGAGTCGCGCTGGCGCCATCCCCACGCAGGCGCTCTGGGTGACTGGGGCGCTCGGCGGTCCGCGATTGGCGTTGCAAGCGTTGCAGCGTGGGGTGGTTCCCATACCGTTGCATCGGGACCGATTCGTACGGCCATTGCCGCGCTTGCGCGAGGCGCGGTGGCTCGCCGCGCACGGTGCAACCTCCGCCATCGACATTTCCGACGGCGTGATTGGCGACGCCGCGCACATTGCGGCGGCGAGTCGCGCACGGTTAACGATCGAGCTCGAGTGGCTTCCCGTGATCAGCGGCGCCACCATGGATGATGCCGCGCAAAGCGGTGAAGAGTACGAGTTGCTCGTGTCGGCCACGGATCAGCTCGATGCGGCGGCCTTTGCGAAAGAGTTTGGTGTCCCCATTACGCGCATTGGTGTGGTAGACGTCGAGGACGAGCGTGGCCCAGGGTTGGATGTGCTACGCGGTGGGCGGCGAGTGCCAACGCCGCGTGGCCACGACCACTTTTTGGCCTAA
- a CDS encoding CPBP family intramembrane metalloprotease has product MRALFETADGALRAPWRIVLFFGVTFVAGGLIGGLVYPLVALTPLVQWAREYRVPLDQLGALLALGAASWFCLRLDGRGVPAWTRVGLARADWNVRSASYGFAVGALAILVPCALLLATGRFSFENVATPESWWVATRSALFILTPAALVEELAMRGYPFTALRESLGAGWAVALTSIVFALLHLFNPAPTMMSTATVALAGVLLAAVRLATGSLVAAWTAHLAWNLMQAAALHAPVSGLPLGTPGYRLLDHGPVWLTGGAWGPEGGLAAAAGMLVATFLLLRRGNRVAVRATGEDLLSATTVEN; this is encoded by the coding sequence ATGCGCGCGCTGTTTGAGACCGCCGACGGCGCGCTCCGCGCGCCGTGGCGGATTGTACTCTTCTTTGGCGTCACCTTTGTTGCCGGCGGACTGATTGGCGGGTTGGTGTATCCGCTGGTGGCGCTCACACCGCTTGTGCAGTGGGCGCGCGAGTACCGTGTGCCACTCGATCAACTCGGTGCGCTCCTCGCGTTAGGGGCGGCCAGCTGGTTTTGCCTACGGCTCGACGGCCGCGGCGTACCCGCATGGACGCGCGTTGGGCTCGCGCGCGCCGACTGGAATGTGCGTTCGGCGAGTTACGGCTTCGCCGTTGGTGCGCTGGCCATACTGGTGCCCTGTGCGCTGTTACTGGCGACAGGGCGCTTTTCATTTGAGAACGTGGCGACACCCGAGTCATGGTGGGTGGCCACGCGGTCGGCGTTGTTCATTCTGACGCCCGCGGCATTGGTGGAGGAACTGGCGATGCGCGGCTACCCGTTCACCGCGCTTCGCGAGTCGCTCGGTGCGGGGTGGGCGGTGGCGCTCACGAGCATCGTGTTCGCACTGCTACATCTGTTCAATCCGGCGCCCACGATGATGTCCACCGCGACCGTGGCATTGGCCGGTGTGCTGCTGGCGGCGGTTCGACTGGCCACGGGGAGTCTCGTGGCAGCGTGGACGGCGCACCTCGCCTGGAACCTCATGCAGGCCGCCGCGTTACATGCGCCGGTGAGTGGGCTGCCGCTCGGGACCCCCGGTTACCGGCTCCTCGATCATGGTCCGGTCTGGCTTACCGGCGGGGCATGGGGGCCAGAAGGCGGGCTGGCCGCTGCGGCGGGGATGCTGGTCGCTACTTTTCTATTACTGCGGCGTGGCAACCGAGTTGCTGTGCGCGCAACCGGAGAGGACCTCCTCTCCGCGACAACTGTGGAGAACTGA